A genomic stretch from Chelmon rostratus isolate fCheRos1 chromosome 14, fCheRos1.pri, whole genome shotgun sequence includes:
- the fam89b gene encoding protein FAM89A, producing the protein MNASRGGAADCAVGGVLSVEGLPPLPKGLSGILNSSGGSWRDIEKVHSKRARIQADISRGGGDAPRGHSKPGGLDAALALLRKEMVGLRQLDVSLLCQLWSLREAIQEYKGSSLLSEASFSADNGYSEEEEEEEEVEEEDGEETGVQLQPLSSSSSSSLSLPPPSSNSRDQWIKDSFHIP; encoded by the exons ATGAACGCGAGTCGGGGCGGCGCGGCGGACTGTGCGGTGGGCGGCGTCCTCTCGGTGGAGGGGCTGCCGCCGCTCCCAAAGGGCCTCAGTGGGATCCTGAACTCCAGCGGCGGGTCGTGGCGGGACATCGAGAAGGTGCACAGCAAGAGAGCGCGCATCCAGGCCGACATCAGCAGGGGCGGCGGGGACGCGCCGCGCGGTCACAGCAAACCGGGAGGACTGGACgctgctctggctctgctgcgGAAAGAGATG GTCGGTCTGCGTCAGCTCGACGTGTCTCTGCTGTGCCAGCTGTGGTCTCTCCGGGAGGCCATCCAGGAGTACAAGGGCTCCTCGCTGCTGTCTGAGGCCTCCTTCAGTGCTGACAATGGAtactctgaggaggaggaggaggaggaggaagtagaAGAGGAAGATGGGGAGGAGACAGGAGTTCAGTTGcagcctctctcttcttcttcttcttcgtcctTGTCTCTGCCCCCACCCAGCAGCAATTCCAGGGACCAGTGGATCAAGGACTCCTTTCACATTCCCTGA